One genomic window of Desmospora activa DSM 45169 includes the following:
- a CDS encoding DEAD/DEAH box helicase family protein — protein MPLNVEFLAKFPQWKSVHEAAVEAESNVYVKPRTSLFYSRVTLERVVKWLYKNDDYLRYPPKEKPMLGDLIHERTFRENLSPGMFGPLKVIVKLGNLAVHEDTPIPVKDARLTFDHLFLFLSWLARYYAQPPVKNLKLDESLIPRTGAAPLPESREELVKLEKQIAEKDTKLLEITEENRRLREQLRAKEKERALKPKVEILPENEARTRQLLIDVMLREARWDPERENVQEFAVEGMPNKSGQGYCDYVLWGDDGLPLAVIEAKSTVRKPEEGKQKAVLYADLLQKKGRRPLIFYTNGYETWFWDDRDGPPRRVASFFRKDELEWILQRKETRKPLKDRVINMEIAGRPYQTEAIRRTAEALEAGKRHALLVMATGTGKTRTAIALVDFLKQAGWVRNVLFLADRRVLVNQASGEFKKHLPNETVCNLLEEKGDTSARLYFSTYQTMLNLVEPRPGDPIPFGSGHFDLIIIDEAHRSIYNEFGLIFQYFDALLVGLTATPKVEVHRDTYKFFGLEKGVPTFAYEYAQAVAEGYLVPVKPVEASLKFLKEGIKRGELVKDEQGEYDTKVKNVTGKDIVENSALNAWVFNWDTVRKALRLLMEKGIKVQGGDVLAKTIIFARTQEHARIIVEVFDEMYPHYQGHFAAAVHNNVDYVDRLIEKFKDREKWPQIAVSVDMLDTGVDIPEVANLVMFRPLDSFSKFWQMIGRGTRQCDDLFGPNQSKTHALLFDFCGNVEKFRFQEETETGHRVESITAKLFKQRVDLIRALREKPELEDLRQSLIRTVTLQLENLDEHHFAVRPHLQLVLKYRSPYSWAYIPDEDLKNLNFSLARLVIDDSSEEKKRFDLLMLRLQGAKLGIGEPRQVTSGWNRLKKVGERLLQKQNIHEVKKHAELIQRVVGEGFAEAAKIQELERIRVTLRELLSLLDRVQRVILYTDFTDSLGVITEDGVLPKTHDLSLYQEKVSKFIRKHQDHIAIQKLRKNKSITALDVQAFEEILFAEQVGTREEFEALFGEGGFSFGTFVRSLLGLELEAAREAFADLLGKTTLNANQIHFIQLIIDYLTKNGTLDPGQLMDEPFVALHREGVYGLFDEELVEEIVRVVRFVQKRANVDAG, from the coding sequence ATGCCGCTCAACGTGGAATTTCTGGCGAAGTTTCCGCAGTGGAAGTCGGTTCATGAGGCCGCCGTCGAAGCTGAATCCAATGTTTATGTGAAGCCGCGTACGTCGCTATTTTACAGCCGGGTGACGCTGGAGCGGGTGGTGAAGTGGTTGTATAAAAACGACGATTACCTCCGCTATCCGCCCAAGGAAAAGCCGATGCTAGGCGATCTGATCCATGAGCGCACCTTTCGGGAAAATTTGTCGCCTGGGATGTTTGGGCCATTGAAGGTGATCGTGAAACTGGGGAACCTGGCTGTACATGAAGATACGCCGATCCCAGTGAAAGATGCGCGGCTCACCTTCGATCATCTTTTTCTGTTCCTCAGCTGGCTGGCCCGCTACTATGCACAGCCTCCGGTGAAGAACCTTAAGCTGGATGAGTCGCTGATCCCTCGGACGGGTGCGGCGCCGCTGCCGGAGTCGAGGGAAGAGCTAGTCAAACTGGAGAAGCAGATCGCCGAAAAAGATACTAAGTTGCTGGAGATTACCGAGGAGAACCGGCGGCTCCGGGAACAGCTGCGTGCCAAGGAGAAAGAACGGGCGCTAAAGCCGAAGGTAGAGATATTACCAGAGAACGAGGCACGCACGCGCCAACTTCTGATCGACGTCATGCTGCGGGAGGCCCGCTGGGACCCCGAGAGGGAAAACGTCCAGGAATTTGCGGTGGAGGGGATGCCGAACAAAAGCGGGCAGGGTTATTGCGATTATGTGTTGTGGGGGGATGATGGTCTGCCTTTAGCCGTGATCGAAGCGAAAAGCACCGTTCGCAAGCCTGAGGAAGGCAAACAAAAGGCCGTACTATATGCCGATCTGCTGCAAAAAAAGGGCCGGCGACCGCTGATCTTCTACACCAATGGATACGAGACTTGGTTTTGGGATGATCGGGATGGCCCGCCGCGGAGGGTGGCTTCCTTCTTCCGCAAGGACGAATTGGAGTGGATTTTGCAGCGCAAGGAGACGCGGAAACCGCTGAAGGACCGAGTGATCAACATGGAGATCGCCGGGCGGCCGTACCAAACCGAGGCGATACGGCGAACGGCGGAGGCACTGGAGGCGGGGAAGCGTCACGCACTGCTGGTGATGGCTACCGGAACCGGCAAGACACGGACAGCGATTGCCCTGGTCGATTTTCTGAAACAGGCGGGTTGGGTGCGTAATGTACTCTTTCTTGCCGACCGAAGGGTGCTGGTGAATCAGGCGTCCGGAGAGTTTAAGAAGCATCTGCCCAATGAGACGGTATGCAACCTATTGGAAGAGAAGGGGGACACTTCGGCGCGGCTTTATTTCTCCACCTACCAGACCATGCTGAATCTGGTGGAACCGCGGCCGGGTGATCCGATTCCGTTTGGGTCGGGGCACTTCGACTTGATCATTATTGATGAGGCACACCGCTCCATCTACAATGAATTCGGCCTGATTTTCCAGTATTTTGACGCCCTGCTGGTCGGCCTGACAGCCACCCCCAAGGTGGAAGTGCACCGGGATACTTACAAGTTTTTCGGGTTGGAAAAAGGCGTGCCTACCTTTGCTTACGAATATGCACAGGCAGTGGCGGAAGGGTATCTGGTCCCGGTAAAGCCGGTCGAGGCTTCGCTTAAATTTCTGAAAGAGGGCATCAAGCGGGGGGAGCTCGTCAAGGATGAGCAGGGTGAATACGACACCAAGGTGAAAAACGTCACCGGAAAAGACATCGTGGAGAACTCCGCACTGAATGCTTGGGTCTTCAACTGGGATACGGTACGCAAGGCGTTGCGGCTCCTGATGGAAAAAGGCATCAAGGTGCAGGGCGGAGATGTGCTTGCCAAGACGATTATTTTTGCCCGAACACAAGAACATGCCAGGATCATTGTAGAAGTGTTTGACGAAATGTACCCACATTACCAGGGACATTTTGCTGCGGCAGTCCACAACAACGTGGATTATGTAGATCGGCTGATCGAAAAATTTAAAGACCGGGAGAAATGGCCACAGATCGCCGTGTCGGTCGACATGCTGGACACCGGGGTGGATATACCAGAAGTAGCCAATCTGGTGATGTTCCGCCCATTGGATTCATTTTCGAAATTTTGGCAGATGATCGGCCGGGGGACACGCCAGTGTGATGACCTGTTCGGTCCGAATCAGTCGAAAACACATGCACTTCTGTTCGATTTCTGCGGCAATGTGGAAAAATTCCGCTTTCAGGAAGAAACCGAGACCGGCCATAGGGTGGAGTCGATCACGGCAAAGTTGTTTAAACAACGGGTGGATCTGATCCGTGCCTTGCGGGAGAAGCCGGAGCTGGAAGATTTGCGTCAATCTCTCATCCGGACGGTCACCTTGCAACTGGAGAATCTGGATGAACACCATTTCGCTGTTCGGCCTCATCTTCAGTTGGTGCTGAAATATCGGAGTCCGTACAGTTGGGCCTATATTCCGGATGAAGATCTGAAGAATCTCAACTTCTCACTGGCCAGGCTGGTGATTGACGACAGTTCCGAGGAGAAGAAACGATTTGACCTTCTAATGCTCCGACTGCAGGGAGCCAAGCTGGGAATCGGGGAGCCGAGGCAGGTAACATCCGGCTGGAACCGGCTGAAAAAAGTGGGCGAACGCCTGCTTCAAAAACAAAACATCCACGAAGTGAAAAAGCATGCGGAGCTGATTCAGCGCGTGGTTGGCGAAGGGTTTGCCGAGGCGGCGAAGATTCAGGAGCTGGAGAGAATTCGCGTAACCTTGCGGGAACTCCTTTCCCTGTTGGACCGAGTGCAGCGGGTGATTCTCTATACCGATTTCACCGATTCGCTGGGCGTAATCACCGAGGACGGAGTACTGCCCAAAACGCACGACCTCTCCCTATACCAGGAAAAGGTGAGCAAGTTTATCCGCAAGCACCAAGATCATATCGCCATTCAGAAGCTGCGTAAGAACAAATCGATCACGGCGTTGGATGTCCAAGCGTTCGAAGAGATTCTGTTTGCCGAGCAGGTGGGAACCCGGGAAGAATTTGAAGCGTTGTTCGGCGAAGGGGGTTTTTCTTTTGGTACGTTTGTGCGCAGCCTGCTGGGCTTGGAGCTGGAAGCAGCCCGTGAGGCGTTTGCTGATCTGCTCGGAAAAACGACGCTAAATGCGAATCAAATCCATTTCATCCAGCTGATCATCGATTATTTGACCAAGAACGGTACGCTAGATCCTGGACAGCTGATGGACGAACCGTTTGTGGCGTTGCACCGGGAAGGGGTTTACGGACTGTTTGACGAGGAGTTGGTAGAGGAAATCGTTCGGGTGGTGCGGTTTGTGCAGAAGCGGGCAAATGTGGATGCCGGATGA
- a CDS encoding restriction endonuclease subunit S: MIKTVYTWARLIDIAANKKNAIVDGPFGSSLKVSDYVDSGIPVLQGKNITSNKFAWDYIRFISKEKAEELKRSKVIVGDILVVKIGSVGYSAEITDLNGYPFAIIPANLAKVTVDETKVSKKYLLHWLNSPIMTNHLKSIASKTAQPALSLSKIKEIPIPLPPLHIQKQIVQVLDEADALIQKRKQAIAKLDELVQSVFLEMFGDPVKNHFRWHLVEFKELGAWKSGGTPSRKQNHFFKGDIDWYTAGELNEMFLKGSKEKISLEAINHSSAKLFEPGSLLIGMYDTAAFKLGILEKVSSANQACANLTPDTSLLNVIWAYTNFKIMRPYYLSQRRGVRQKNLTLGMIQSFKTPLPPIHLQNQYAKLLMEIQSQKSLKQKQLDKLEENFQSLLQRAYRGELSFSTDQEGDGDAAQRGISGEVSAVEVGS; the protein is encoded by the coding sequence ATGATTAAAACAGTTTATACTTGGGCGAGACTTATCGATATAGCAGCAAACAAGAAAAATGCTATTGTTGATGGGCCATTTGGTTCTAGTTTAAAAGTATCTGACTATGTAGATAGTGGTATCCCTGTGCTACAGGGAAAGAATATAACAAGCAACAAATTTGCATGGGATTATATACGTTTTATATCCAAAGAAAAGGCTGAAGAATTAAAACGAAGCAAGGTAATTGTTGGAGACATTTTGGTGGTGAAAATTGGGTCTGTAGGTTATTCTGCAGAAATTACCGATCTTAATGGATATCCATTTGCTATTATTCCTGCAAACTTAGCAAAGGTAACGGTCGATGAAACAAAGGTATCAAAAAAGTACTTATTACACTGGTTGAACTCTCCAATTATGACAAATCATCTTAAAAGTATAGCGTCTAAAACAGCTCAGCCAGCTTTGAGTCTTTCCAAAATCAAAGAAATACCAATCCCCCTCCCCCCTCTCCACATCCAAAAGCAAATCGTCCAGGTACTGGATGAGGCGGATGCGCTGATCCAGAAGCGGAAACAGGCTATTGCCAAGCTGGATGAGTTGGTACAGTCCGTGTTTTTGGAGATGTTTGGGGATCCTGTTAAAAACCATTTCAGATGGCATTTAGTCGAATTTAAGGAACTTGGGGCATGGAAGAGCGGAGGAACACCGAGTCGAAAACAAAACCACTTTTTCAAGGGTGATATCGATTGGTATACCGCTGGCGAATTAAATGAAATGTTTTTAAAAGGCTCAAAAGAAAAAATCAGTCTTGAGGCAATAAATCATAGTTCTGCAAAGTTATTTGAACCAGGTTCATTACTTATAGGTATGTATGATACAGCAGCGTTTAAACTTGGTATTTTGGAAAAAGTATCTTCAGCGAATCAAGCTTGTGCAAATCTGACCCCTGATACAAGTTTGTTAAATGTGATATGGGCCTATACAAACTTTAAAATAATGAGACCTTATTATTTGTCTCAACGACGAGGGGTACGTCAGAAAAACTTGACTCTAGGGATGATTCAATCATTCAAAACTCCTCTTCCTCCGATTCATCTTCAAAATCAGTATGCAAAGCTTTTGATGGAGATCCAATCTCAAAAATCCCTTAAGCAAAAACAACTCGACAAACTCGAAGAAAACTTCCAATCCCTCCTGCAGCGCGCGTATAGAGGGGAGCTTTCATTTTCAACAGATCAGGAGGGTGACGGGGATGCCGCTCAACGTGGAATTTCTGGCGAAGTTTCCGCAGTGGAAGTCGGTTCATGA